GAATGATCTCTGGTCTATCTTCTTCTGCAGCTGCTCAGCCGCCTCGTGCACTTGTTCTAGAATGTTCTTGACTGCTCCTAGCTTCTCCATCTTCTCTATCTTGCTTCCTAACTCGAGCAGAACTCTTGATCCCTCGGCACTCACCTGCTGGAGCTCGCTTAAGAACACCCTCCTTTTATCCGGTGGCGCCTGAgatcatgaaaaattatagtaacaGGCTTACAATGTTGAAACATAACAACAAAAGCAACCGAAAAAAGAGTTACATACCTGAATTTCTGACATAATGCATCCATGGAGTGCCATCACAGTGTAAGCACAGTGCCTAACCGCATTGCTCGTCTTCACATACATCCTCCACGGATAGTGAAGCTTTCTGTAGCGGCCATGAGGCGGCTCCCATATTGCAAACCCGAACTGCATATGTTTTGGACTTATGTTACCATCTTGAGACACTAATTCATGaacaaagttttaaaaaaacataacattTTTACCAAGCTTTGCTCTCTGCTTGCAGATTCTATGACTGATTTGTAGCCAATCTGATCACTGGATGCTTGAGCCATGAAGCGGCTGCTCGTTCTTTCGTAGTTGACACTCCTCAAGTAGCCATTCACACAACCTGATTAACagttcaaataaaaagaaaatgtgaacTTTTTGGGAAAGAATGTGTTTTTTTGGTATGAAATAGATATTGACCTTCCAAAGATGTGGCAAGCTCGTTGAAATTATTCACCACGAGGCGATGCAGATCGTCTCCAGACCAGATAGGGTAGACACAGATGTTAATGGTGAAGCAGATGCAAGCACCAAGAGCAATCAGAACCAATCTAGTTAGAATTGCCAACACATAGCCCCTATTTCTGTTCCCAGCCACCATTAAGATACAGAACGTGAGCACAAAAACGCGGTATCCATAGTCGTACGGTGCCATAGTAGGGTAAAGCCTCAAGTACGACCCACAACAGCCTGCAAACCATTATCAAACAGAGTAAAAAACCAGTATTATATGAAACAGTGAAATCTTGATTAATCCCATTTCTTGAAACGAAGTGAAAACCAGTTTCATAAGcctattcaaattcatttaacagacaaaacaaaatcttgattaATCCCGTTTGTGAAACAGAGTGAAAAGCAGTTTCCTAAACCTATTTAACCTCattttaactcacaaaatgaAATCTTGATTAGTCCCATTTCTTGAAACAGAGTGAAAACCAgtctcataaaaatgaaatctgGACATTTCTTGAAACTGACCAATGATGAAGAAACTTATAACAATCACAATCTTTTCCCCTGGTCCAGCCAAGACTGACAGCCCTGCAAATAAAAAGGCCAGCATTCCCGCGAAAAAGGTGCCTAAACCGCGGTTGAATCCCTTGATGAACGTCGCCCCTACAAAACATAACAAGCATTAGTGTTGGGTTTATCAAACAAGAAAACACGGTGTGGCGTACCTATACTGAACTCGAACATCACAACGACGGTTAGGATAGCCCAGATTGAATACTGGGACGCATCTTTAATAGGcatttcccaaaataaaaGCAATGAAACAAGAGCCAATGCAGAGCCCATCTTGAGAGCATACACCACTTTTCTTGGATCCTTTCGCCCCATCTCCACCGCATTCTTGGCGTAATCGCAAGAATTGCACCACAACTGCTTCAATATGTTGCGCACTGAGGAGAGACATGAGCTGCGGCTAGTCTCCTCATC
The nucleotide sequence above comes from Salvia hispanica cultivar TCC Black 2014 chromosome 5, UniMelb_Shisp_WGS_1.0, whole genome shotgun sequence. Encoded proteins:
- the LOC125190920 gene encoding aluminum-activated malate transporter 9-like; translated protein: MSKDSLLSLGSIDEETSRSSCLSSVRNILKQLWCNSCDYAKNAVEMGRKDPRKVVYALKMGSALALVSLLLFWEMPIKDASQYSIWAILTVVVMFEFSIGATFIKGFNRGLGTFFAGMLAFLFAGLSVLAGPGEKIVIVISFFIIGCCGSYLRLYPTMAPYDYGYRVFVLTFCILMVAGNRNRGYVLAILTRLVLIALGACICFTINICVYPIWSGDDLHRLVVNNFNELATSLEGCVNGYLRSVNYERTSSRFMAQASSDQIGYKSVIESASREQSLFGFAIWEPPHGRYRKLHYPWRMYVKTSNAVRHCAYTVMALHGCIMSEIQAPPDKRRVFLSELQQVSAEGSRVLLELGSKIEKMEKLGAVKNILEQVHEAAEQLQKKIDQRSFLLVNSESWEVGSHRKDLEELDDLPQHHLCQKSLSETSIYIQKPLTRNVRRLVPWPSSFCLEGDGAVVIGDGEAKTCKSASALSLATFASLLIEFVARLQIVVDCFEELSEEAEFMDPDVVVLTERGGLWTRLVRCLSYK